One region of Rubripirellula tenax genomic DNA includes:
- a CDS encoding nuclease-related domain-containing DEAD/DEAH box helicase: protein MKQNRFIPNQLPLRIREAPHKRGEVLVYDALLEQLNHKQRDWVMVYSANWMAKRHRNEPPRIGETDFLLAHPEHGLVIVEVKGGQIEFEGEQWYSRDKGGRRHEIDPFQQVGRNAYELCWKFEQMKRWDGGSEKDKYARWVIFPESVTPRNAVFPPYYDQAMVTDLDGMPNIVDELLKACRFWYGGSWQHPAAPHACDLLIDLFGKPRTFTLPLAETAKEDSARIEKLTDSQFAVIAAISRCPRAAIAGGAGSGKTWLARKRAVQLADEGFKVLLMCKSIPLAVHLEQTTDRHDQLTICSYKDLLRRLDPDSEQISDDEYAWTLASFISDHPELAFDAVFVDEGQDFNKEEWPFVESLLGTEKAGIFYVFYDDNQQLSNRDTELPANLVPVQLEDNVRTTRAIHKDMSRFYKGNQEQRPQGPPGRHVEQANSEGNLPKKVREVISDLLKAERFQESDIVVLTPLETTLSTLSDLSLADGRSLRVAPEPNGKDVLLASVKDFKGLEKPVVVVGELDQLPTDEAERRRILYAALSRAKSHLILIDLPKNEFA, encoded by the coding sequence ATGAAGCAGAATCGCTTCATTCCAAATCAACTTCCGCTCCGCATTCGCGAAGCACCGCACAAACGCGGTGAAGTTCTAGTTTACGACGCTCTGTTGGAGCAACTCAATCACAAGCAGCGTGACTGGGTCATGGTGTATTCTGCTAATTGGATGGCAAAGCGGCATCGGAACGAGCCACCTCGGATAGGCGAAACTGACTTCCTGCTCGCACACCCGGAACACGGACTGGTCATCGTTGAAGTTAAAGGAGGCCAGATTGAATTCGAGGGTGAGCAGTGGTATTCCCGTGACAAAGGGGGAAGACGCCACGAGATTGACCCCTTTCAGCAGGTAGGACGAAACGCTTATGAACTCTGCTGGAAATTTGAGCAGATGAAGCGCTGGGATGGTGGGTCTGAAAAGGACAAGTATGCGAGATGGGTCATTTTTCCAGAGTCGGTGACACCTCGCAATGCAGTTTTTCCTCCCTACTATGATCAAGCGATGGTGACGGATCTGGATGGGATGCCAAACATCGTCGATGAATTGTTAAAGGCGTGTAGGTTTTGGTATGGAGGAAGTTGGCAGCATCCTGCAGCCCCTCACGCCTGTGATTTGTTGATTGACCTATTTGGAAAGCCAAGAACTTTCACACTGCCACTCGCTGAGACCGCGAAAGAAGATTCAGCGAGAATTGAAAAACTCACGGACTCCCAGTTCGCCGTGATTGCTGCGATTTCCAGGTGCCCAAGAGCTGCAATTGCTGGCGGTGCAGGTTCTGGTAAAACTTGGCTCGCGCGGAAACGCGCTGTTCAGCTTGCCGATGAAGGATTCAAGGTGCTCTTGATGTGCAAGAGCATTCCTCTCGCAGTGCACTTAGAGCAGACAACCGACAGGCATGATCAACTCACGATTTGCTCCTATAAAGATCTGCTGCGTCGGCTAGATCCTGACTCAGAGCAGATATCTGACGACGAGTATGCTTGGACGTTAGCGTCATTCATTTCCGATCACCCAGAACTTGCATTTGACGCGGTATTCGTCGACGAAGGTCAGGATTTCAACAAAGAAGAATGGCCATTCGTCGAATCATTGTTAGGTACGGAGAAGGCTGGAATCTTCTATGTCTTTTACGATGACAATCAGCAACTAAGCAATCGCGACACGGAACTCCCTGCCAATTTGGTTCCAGTGCAGTTGGAAGACAATGTTCGCACGACACGCGCTATTCACAAGGACATGTCTCGCTTCTACAAAGGGAACCAAGAGCAAAGGCCTCAAGGCCCGCCCGGACGACATGTCGAGCAAGCAAATAGCGAAGGCAATCTTCCGAAAAAAGTTCGTGAGGTCATCAGCGATCTTTTGAAGGCGGAGCGTTTTCAAGAGTCGGATATAGTTGTTCTGACGCCTCTCGAAACCACATTGTCGACGCTATCCGATTTAAGTCTTGCTGACGGGCGTTCTCTTCGGGTTGCCCCGGAACCTAACGGGAAAGACGTTCTACTTGCTTCCGTTAAGGACTTCAAAGGTCTAGAGAAACCAGTCGTTGTTGTCGGTGAGTTGGATCAGTTACCTACCGACGAAGCAGAGCGACGACGGATTCTTTACGCTGCTCTTTCTCGGGCAAAGTCGCACCTCATCCTAATTGATCTTCCAAAAAACGAGTTTGCTTAA
- a CDS encoding DUF2726 domain-containing protein, whose amino-acid sequence MAESQQSGCLGFFLKLFGIGPGAGSGRGKNDLPYRLRDNFLSAAELAFYRVLEQAVGQTYSINNKVRLWDVLYVPRQDDSRTYENKISSKHIDFLLCDLTTMQPVLAIELDDASHNRKDRQDRDAFLDGALAAAGLSILHIKAAHTYSIAEAQQQIASVLPDTASTMSAPPLLPAESSEPACPKCHTAMVQRKAAKGAHAGKRFWACTNYPKCREIIGID is encoded by the coding sequence ATGGCGGAATCGCAGCAAAGTGGCTGTCTTGGTTTCTTTCTGAAACTGTTTGGCATCGGTCCAGGTGCTGGATCGGGAAGAGGAAAGAACGACCTCCCGTACCGACTACGAGACAACTTCCTGTCGGCCGCCGAGTTGGCCTTCTATCGCGTCCTTGAGCAAGCGGTCGGGCAAACCTACTCGATCAACAACAAAGTGCGACTGTGGGACGTGTTGTACGTCCCACGACAGGACGACAGCCGCACTTACGAAAACAAGATCAGCAGCAAGCACATCGACTTCCTGCTTTGCGATCTCACCACGATGCAGCCGGTCCTCGCGATCGAGCTCGACGACGCCAGCCACAACCGCAAGGATCGCCAAGATCGCGACGCGTTCCTCGACGGAGCCCTCGCCGCCGCTGGCCTGTCCATTCTGCACATCAAAGCCGCACACACCTATTCGATTGCCGAAGCCCAACAACAAATCGCGAGCGTTCTTCCCGACACTGCGTCCACCATGTCAGCTCCACCGCTATTGCCAGCGGAATCAAGCGAACCCGCCTGCCCAAAATGCCACACCGCAATGGTCCAGCGCAAAGCAGCCAAAGGAGCACACGCCGGCAAACGCTTCTGGGCGTGTACTAACTACCCGAAGTGCCGTGAAATCATTGGGATTGATTGA
- a CDS encoding metallophosphoesterase family protein produces MKIWFISDTHNEHLGLQVPEVDLVIHCGDESTHGNAWMNEPEARRFFDWYSALDIATKVFVPGNHSTAVEQGLIRAEEYPGVRFLVHESMQWNGLKLFGSPYTPRFHDWAYMKKRGQLDLVWQSVPDDVDILITHGPPKGVLDITHDIESKELVQVGCAALRRQVEERIKPKIHAFGHLHDEKGISNYGMFTRGATQYINCSCCNLAAKLKNNGFVIEM; encoded by the coding sequence ATGAAGATTTGGTTCATTTCTGACACTCACAACGAGCACCTTGGATTGCAGGTTCCTGAAGTGGACTTGGTGATTCATTGCGGCGACGAGTCGACGCATGGCAATGCTTGGATGAATGAACCCGAGGCGAGACGTTTCTTTGATTGGTACTCGGCGCTAGACATCGCAACCAAGGTGTTTGTGCCGGGGAACCACTCGACTGCCGTGGAGCAGGGACTGATCCGCGCCGAGGAATATCCCGGTGTTCGGTTCCTGGTCCATGAGTCGATGCAGTGGAACGGGCTAAAGTTGTTCGGTTCGCCCTACACGCCTCGTTTTCACGATTGGGCATACATGAAGAAGCGAGGACAGCTTGATCTCGTTTGGCAATCCGTTCCCGATGATGTGGACATTCTCATTACGCACGGTCCGCCAAAGGGTGTCTTGGATATTACGCACGACATCGAGTCAAAGGAACTCGTTCAAGTCGGCTGCGCTGCCCTGCGCCGACAAGTCGAAGAACGGATCAAGCCGAAGATTCATGCCTTTGGGCATTTACACGACGAGAAAGGCATCAGCAACTACGGGATGTTCACTCGTGGTGCGACGCAGTACATCAACTGTTCATGCTGCAATCTCGCGGCAAAGTTGAAGAACAATGGGTTTGTTATCGAGATGTAA
- a CDS encoding TROVE domain-containing protein — protein sequence MANKSLFQSITSILPRATVVNEAGGPAYKLSAKHALAQMAATGTFGNVYYASAQNQLDAMRKLIDEIDDNEFLAKLAVYSRERAYMKDMPAALLVVLSTRDTKLMHQVFDRVADNGRVLRTVFQMTRSGQFGRKGLSSSLQRAFQRWLNDASVGKLLSASIGNDPSLRDILRMARPTPKDDARRALFGWLTDKPVDKWAPATETDLPVTVQSLIAYRGADTAEAQTLIAGDLQVRWDLLADAAKGPLVWKAIARQMGPQALRMNLNTLLRHDAFKKPGILGFAGTDNAMIHYVAGQLADRDAIARSRQFPYQFLAAYMNASDEVPSKIKTALHDAAEIACGNVPTLPGPVIIGLDTSGSMGCPVTGNRAPNNGPRGGTSKMRCVDVAALFAAAILRRNPDSVVIPFDTQAYKAQVDPSDSILSLSARLSKYGGGGTDCSLPFVEANTRYAKQAFAGIVLVSDNESWITSGRPHFNNGYSGYGQNGSTGVMTQWEKFKKTQRGHGIADPKLVCLDIQPYGTSQAPERDDILNIGGFSDAVFNVVSSFLENDASRFVREVESVEL from the coding sequence ATGGCCAACAAGTCTCTATTCCAAAGCATCACTAGCATCCTGCCACGAGCAACCGTCGTCAACGAAGCAGGCGGCCCAGCGTACAAGCTGTCAGCGAAGCATGCGCTCGCCCAAATGGCGGCGACCGGCACGTTCGGCAACGTCTACTACGCGTCCGCGCAAAACCAACTTGACGCAATGCGAAAGCTGATCGACGAGATCGACGACAACGAGTTCCTGGCAAAGCTGGCCGTCTACTCACGTGAGCGTGCTTACATGAAGGACATGCCGGCAGCGTTGCTGGTCGTACTGTCGACGCGAGACACCAAGCTCATGCACCAAGTCTTCGACCGAGTCGCCGACAACGGCCGCGTTCTGCGCACTGTTTTCCAAATGACTCGTTCAGGACAGTTCGGTCGCAAGGGTCTGTCGTCTTCGCTGCAACGTGCGTTCCAACGTTGGCTGAACGACGCGTCTGTTGGCAAGTTGCTCTCAGCTTCGATCGGAAACGATCCAAGCCTGCGAGACATCTTGCGAATGGCACGTCCAACGCCAAAGGATGACGCGCGTCGAGCACTTTTCGGGTGGTTGACCGACAAGCCCGTCGACAAGTGGGCTCCGGCAACGGAAACCGACTTGCCGGTAACGGTTCAGTCACTGATCGCGTACCGTGGCGCCGACACGGCCGAGGCTCAGACGTTGATCGCGGGCGACCTGCAGGTTCGTTGGGACTTGCTGGCCGATGCGGCCAAGGGTCCGCTCGTCTGGAAGGCAATTGCTCGACAGATGGGACCGCAAGCACTGCGTATGAACCTCAACACGCTATTGCGTCACGACGCATTCAAGAAGCCTGGAATCCTTGGATTCGCGGGTACCGACAACGCGATGATCCACTACGTGGCCGGCCAACTGGCTGACCGCGACGCGATCGCTCGCAGCCGTCAGTTCCCGTACCAGTTCCTGGCGGCTTACATGAACGCATCGGACGAGGTTCCAAGCAAGATCAAGACGGCGTTGCATGACGCTGCCGAGATCGCGTGCGGAAACGTACCAACGCTGCCTGGACCAGTCATCATCGGACTCGACACGTCAGGTTCGATGGGATGCCCAGTCACGGGTAACCGTGCCCCAAACAATGGTCCAAGGGGCGGAACGTCGAAGATGCGATGCGTCGATGTTGCGGCACTGTTCGCAGCAGCGATCCTGCGTCGCAACCCAGACAGCGTCGTGATTCCATTCGATACGCAGGCTTACAAGGCTCAGGTCGATCCAAGCGATTCGATCCTGTCACTGTCAGCACGCTTGTCGAAGTACGGTGGCGGAGGAACGGATTGCTCGTTGCCATTTGTCGAAGCCAACACGCGTTACGCAAAGCAAGCCTTTGCTGGCATCGTGCTGGTCAGCGACAACGAAAGCTGGATCACCTCGGGACGTCCCCACTTCAACAATGGTTACAGTGGCTACGGTCAAAACGGTTCAACCGGAGTGATGACGCAGTGGGAGAAGTTCAAGAAGACCCAGCGCGGACACGGCATCGCCGATCCAAAGCTAGTCTGCTTGGACATCCAACCCTACGGAACCAGCCAGGCACCAGAGCGAGACGACATCCTAAACATCGGCGGCTTCAGTGACGCCGTGTTCAACGTCGTCTCATCGTTCCTAGAAAACGACGCATCCCGCTTCGTCCGCGAAGTCGAATCCGTCGAACTGTAA
- a CDS encoding four helix bundle protein produces the protein MSVYSATRTFPKEEMFGLTSQLRRAAVSIASNIVEGCARNSEADFLRFLDMAFGSIREVEYQLTIARRLEYTNGETAEQLASQADETARVLAGLIRSLRSSS, from the coding sequence ATGTCGGTCTACTCAGCAACGAGGACATTCCCGAAAGAAGAAATGTTCGGGCTAACTTCGCAACTTCGTCGAGCCGCCGTCTCGATCGCATCCAACATCGTTGAAGGTTGCGCCCGGAACTCAGAGGCAGATTTCCTGCGTTTCCTCGACATGGCATTTGGGTCCATTCGAGAGGTCGAGTATCAACTGACGATCGCTCGGCGGCTCGAATACACAAACGGCGAAACCGCCGAACAACTTGCTAGCCAAGCGGATGAAACAGCAAGGGTGCTCGCCGGTCTCATCCGCTCACTTCGCTCGTCTTCATGA
- a CDS encoding SEC-C metal-binding domain-containing protein, which produces MSCTQTGAERCDTNTNMTTTTPNAFEPMSKRRKGYPSETKVKRGVRIIQGKQLEEKLGRNDLCPCGSGQRFKRCCLRSGRL; this is translated from the coding sequence ATGTCATGCACTCAAACCGGAGCAGAACGATGCGATACGAACACCAATATGACGACGACAACGCCCAATGCTTTCGAGCCAATGAGCAAACGTCGTAAAGGCTACCCGTCGGAAACGAAAGTCAAACGCGGAGTCCGAATCATCCAAGGCAAGCAACTCGAGGAAAAGCTCGGCCGCAACGACCTGTGTCCATGCGGCAGCGGCCAGCGGTTCAAACGTTGTTGCCTACGATCGGGGCGTCTGTGA
- a CDS encoding SdpI family protein encodes MNTSFLILFFVVGGLLIGLSLPLIYGKVPPNLWYGFRVRRTLDDPSIWYPANAYAGWQILWVGVVGMVVAVATYLIPNVELGVYASIVGVTYGVGVVVMLVRSFVYLGKLPK; translated from the coding sequence ATGAACACCTCCTTCTTGATTCTGTTTTTCGTCGTAGGTGGCCTTCTCATTGGCTTGAGTCTGCCGTTGATTTACGGCAAAGTCCCACCGAATCTTTGGTACGGGTTTCGCGTGCGTCGTACTTTGGATGACCCCAGCATCTGGTATCCGGCGAACGCCTACGCTGGTTGGCAAATTCTCTGGGTCGGAGTCGTGGGAATGGTTGTTGCCGTTGCCACTTATTTGATTCCCAATGTGGAATTGGGCGTCTACGCTTCCATCGTTGGCGTCACTTACGGAGTTGGCGTGGTTGTCATGCTTGTTCGGTCGTTCGTGTACCTGGGGAAGTTGCCGAAGTAG
- a CDS encoding radical SAM protein has product MQRHNLPALEYHLAHGCNLSCQQCSHYSDHHLPGAMPTIEQADADYQKWSHRLKPARFALLGGEPLLNPAILEHIKLARQHWDSDLMLVTNGFFLHRFPELPKVLIETNCRLEVSQHGTHDEYVKRFREVKHLVWHWREQFPGVRIKIRQSHRGWMRQYKVANGKPMPFNSRPDAAFKVCMQKTCTQLYEGKLWKCPALAYFAKLESKLRLQDLPQWQLFRDYQACSESATDEELQTFLETKSIPQCGLCPSKRTAFSHPNPLQRSAMK; this is encoded by the coding sequence ATGCAACGCCACAACTTGCCGGCACTTGAGTATCACCTGGCTCACGGTTGCAATCTGTCGTGCCAACAATGTAGCCATTACAGCGACCATCATTTACCCGGTGCGATGCCCACGATCGAGCAAGCCGATGCCGACTACCAGAAATGGTCGCATCGTCTGAAGCCGGCTCGATTCGCGTTGCTCGGCGGGGAGCCCCTGTTGAATCCCGCGATTTTGGAACACATCAAGCTTGCTAGGCAGCATTGGGACAGCGACTTGATGCTTGTCACCAACGGGTTCTTCCTTCATCGGTTTCCCGAGCTGCCGAAAGTGCTGATCGAAACGAACTGCCGGCTCGAAGTCAGCCAGCACGGAACGCACGACGAATATGTCAAACGCTTTCGCGAAGTCAAACACCTCGTTTGGCATTGGCGAGAACAGTTTCCCGGCGTCCGCATCAAAATTCGACAGTCGCACCGCGGCTGGATGCGTCAATACAAGGTGGCCAATGGCAAACCGATGCCGTTCAACTCCCGGCCCGACGCCGCATTCAAAGTCTGCATGCAGAAAACCTGCACGCAGCTCTACGAGGGCAAGCTTTGGAAATGTCCCGCATTGGCCTACTTCGCCAAGCTCGAATCCAAACTGCGACTGCAAGACTTGCCGCAGTGGCAACTCTTCCGCGACTACCAAGCGTGTTCAGAAAGCGCGACGGATGAAGAACTGCAAACCTTCCTCGAGACCAAATCCATCCCGCAGTGCGGATTGTGTCCCAGCAAACGCACCGCCTTCTCCCATCCCAATCCTCTGCAACGGAGTGCTATGAAATGA
- a CDS encoding glycosyltransferase has translation MRNQATFCIKTIHRPNCCAALVRSIHDHYGDDRPLIHVLDDGKPELRFSAVCPDEATMVDKVIITPYDIGLSAGRNRLLDAGDTPIVIFTDDDHLVTNQTRLPELIGTLNKHHDLDLLAALSNDEERPKMLRVEDRVLRIAHGSYKKHRSVRWCHYVGNCFVAYRDILQAIRWDESLKVEEHWDFFWRAKIAGMNVAVDLNHSFKHEHVDPPGYVRRRPEFLKAGLHKHGLEKVVWK, from the coding sequence GTGCGTAATCAAGCCACTTTCTGCATTAAGACGATCCATCGCCCGAATTGCTGTGCCGCACTCGTTCGCAGCATTCACGACCACTACGGCGACGACCGCCCGCTGATCCACGTCCTCGACGATGGAAAACCCGAGCTGCGATTTTCGGCTGTGTGCCCCGATGAAGCGACAATGGTCGATAAGGTCATCATCACTCCCTACGACATCGGATTGTCCGCCGGTCGAAATCGACTGCTCGACGCCGGCGACACTCCGATCGTCATCTTCACTGATGACGATCATCTCGTCACGAATCAAACGCGGTTGCCTGAGTTGATCGGGACGCTGAACAAGCATCACGATCTCGATTTGCTGGCGGCACTTAGCAACGACGAAGAGCGTCCGAAAATGCTGCGTGTCGAGGACCGTGTGCTGCGAATCGCCCATGGCAGCTACAAAAAGCATCGCTCAGTTCGCTGGTGCCACTACGTCGGCAATTGCTTCGTCGCCTATCGCGACATCCTTCAAGCGATCCGCTGGGACGAATCGCTCAAAGTCGAAGAACACTGGGACTTCTTCTGGCGAGCGAAGATCGCCGGCATGAACGTCGCGGTCGATCTGAACCACTCGTTCAAGCACGAACACGTCGACCCGCCAGGCTACGTTCGCCGCCGGCCTGAGTTCTTGAAAGCTGGATTGCACAAACACGGATTGGAGAAAGTCGTATGGAAATGA
- a CDS encoding glycosyltransferase family 2 protein → MAIRSSDITFCIKTIHRPWSCHRLVQSLREHIAEPNIVVVDDGQPELRFSEKYPEIAKYCTVINLDRHDVGVGVGRNAAIDTAQTEYIFLLDDDHVITADFHIDRVCEYFAEHELDILAVRQGGGGRPTMLSPLMNGKRIWMHRGEHKRVGAVAWCDMVSNAFLARKETIATLRWDEALKTYEHWEFFYRASHLAKLQIAVATDCSVVHAHVAGTGYRDLRGRSKFRAIGLRKHGFHSMRYPGGQIVRA, encoded by the coding sequence TTGGCTATCCGAAGTTCTGACATCACATTCTGCATCAAGACGATACACCGTCCGTGGTCGTGCCACCGGTTGGTCCAGTCGCTGCGCGAACACATCGCCGAGCCAAACATTGTCGTTGTCGACGACGGTCAGCCTGAGCTTCGTTTCAGTGAGAAGTATCCCGAAATCGCCAAGTACTGCACGGTCATCAATCTAGATCGGCACGATGTGGGCGTTGGAGTCGGACGCAATGCAGCGATCGACACGGCGCAGACCGAGTACATCTTTCTGCTCGACGACGATCACGTAATCACCGCGGACTTTCATATCGACCGCGTTTGCGAGTACTTCGCCGAGCACGAACTCGACATTCTGGCCGTTCGCCAGGGTGGAGGCGGTCGGCCGACGATGCTTTCACCGCTGATGAACGGCAAACGCATCTGGATGCATCGCGGCGAACATAAGCGAGTCGGCGCTGTCGCTTGGTGTGACATGGTCAGCAACGCGTTTCTCGCTCGTAAGGAAACAATCGCAACGTTGCGTTGGGACGAAGCCTTGAAAACTTACGAGCATTGGGAGTTCTTCTACCGAGCCAGTCACCTCGCGAAGCTGCAAATCGCAGTGGCCACGGATTGTTCGGTCGTCCACGCCCATGTCGCCGGCACTGGCTATCGCGATTTGCGTGGTCGATCGAAGTTCCGAGCGATTGGGCTTCGCAAACACGGTTTCCATTCGATGCGCTATCCAGGAGGTCAAATCGTCCGTGCGTAA
- a CDS encoding glycosyltransferase family 25 protein: MNLDRRDDRMQEWMRQLPDPWPFPEPERFAAIDGRRVATPPQWRAGNGAWGCYRSHLLILEKCLLEHIDSYVVFEDDAGFGDDFCERLQEFISELPADWGMAYLGGQHLYAGKNPPHKVSEHVYRPYNVNRTHAFMVRGREAMKTLYRHLTWNDWHTKHHIDHHLGRLIQRRYQALVQGKNIQKESIAVYTPDRWLVGQLPTKSNICGRKWSQTRFFNDAKNADHSDAPFFAVLGPHRAGTSCVAMVMHHLGVHMGNQLGGYEATGGGEAVGLAQLCEKVMRFPATDPNVSDDQLTQMLKSWIVSRKSEANRDKTVSGAKYPHLCRFVSHLHAGLGDSLRIISVERDIEASIRSLRNRSEKHRGQWFAANDEECEDLQRSLRDHRDNFIADHPNVPVFRIEFAELVTYPEEVIGNLIEFLGITPTPDEIQSAIEHVNPDLRKFG, translated from the coding sequence ATGAACCTCGATCGCCGCGATGATCGAATGCAAGAGTGGATGCGGCAGCTTCCCGATCCCTGGCCGTTCCCCGAACCCGAACGGTTCGCCGCGATCGACGGCCGCCGCGTGGCCACGCCCCCGCAGTGGCGAGCAGGCAACGGAGCGTGGGGGTGTTACCGATCACACTTGTTGATTCTCGAAAAGTGCCTACTCGAACACATCGACTCGTATGTTGTCTTTGAAGACGACGCGGGATTCGGCGACGACTTCTGCGAGCGGTTACAGGAATTTATCTCTGAGTTGCCAGCCGACTGGGGCATGGCGTATCTCGGCGGCCAACACCTCTATGCCGGCAAAAACCCACCGCACAAAGTCAGCGAACACGTCTATCGTCCGTACAACGTGAACCGCACGCACGCGTTCATGGTGCGCGGACGCGAAGCAATGAAGACACTGTATCGCCATCTCACTTGGAACGATTGGCACACCAAGCATCACATCGACCATCACCTCGGTCGATTGATCCAGCGTCGCTACCAAGCACTCGTGCAAGGAAAGAACATCCAAAAGGAATCCATCGCGGTTTACACGCCCGATCGCTGGCTCGTTGGTCAACTGCCGACAAAGTCCAACATCTGCGGTCGAAAATGGAGTCAAACGCGGTTCTTCAACGATGCCAAAAACGCGGATCACTCCGACGCACCGTTCTTTGCCGTCCTCGGCCCGCACCGCGCCGGCACGTCATGCGTCGCGATGGTCATGCACCACCTGGGCGTCCACATGGGGAACCAGCTTGGTGGCTACGAGGCGACCGGAGGCGGCGAGGCAGTCGGGCTGGCACAGCTATGCGAAAAGGTGATGCGTTTCCCGGCGACGGACCCCAATGTCAGCGACGACCAACTGACCCAAATGCTCAAGTCGTGGATTGTCAGTCGCAAATCAGAAGCCAACCGGGATAAAACGGTTTCGGGAGCGAAGTATCCGCACCTCTGTCGCTTCGTGAGTCATCTGCACGCCGGGCTCGGCGATTCGCTACGAATCATCTCCGTCGAACGAGACATCGAAGCGTCCATTCGTTCGCTGCGGAATCGCAGCGAAAAACATCGTGGCCAATGGTTCGCGGCAAACGATGAGGAGTGCGAGGATCTGCAACGCAGTCTCCGCGACCACCGAGACAACTTCATCGCGGACCATCCGAACGTGCCGGTGTTCCGGATTGAGTTCGCCGAGTTGGTGACGTATCCCGAGGAAGTGATCGGCAATCTGATCGAGTTCCTTGGCATCACGCCGACTCCGGATGAAATCCAGTCGGCGATCGAACACGTCAATCCTGATCTCCGGAAGTTTGGGTGA